The sequence TAAATTTTACACCCCAAAAATTTATATTTTTTCTTGACTCTGTTCAGCTTGTTTTGAATTAAATTCTAAATATAATTCTTTAGCTTTTGCAACTAAATTATCTTTTTGTTGCCCGGAAATATTTTTAGTCTCAAGATATTTATCTAAAAGCATATCCAAATTCATATCCACATTTAATTCAGTTCTAAGATCTCTTTTTATATTTTTTCGCACAGGAACAATAGATGCAAGACTAATTGCACTTTGACACGCAGCTTGAATCACTTGTAAATCAACATTATCTTTTTTACCGTCCGGCACATGATAAACAATTTTAATTATAGCATCTTGAATATCATGCCGTTTAATATTTTCAACTATTTGCTCGGTATAATCAGAATTATCATTCAATTCAACTTCAATTTGAATCATCGATCTTATCTTAAGTTTTACAAATTCAAAAGAGCATCTTTTATCATCTAGTTTTTCATCTATAAAAACTTTGCAAAAACCCTTTTCTTCTTTTCGTTCACCAAAATCTATTCGTTCTATTGAACCGGAATAAACAACTGCCGGATACCCATGTGAATTTAAATTTTGAAATCTATGCAAATGGCCAAGTGCAACATAATCAAAACAATTTAAAGCTAGTTGTGACGGTAAAAACATAGGATCATTACCAAAAATCGCACATTTTTCAGATCCGGAAAATATTCCGGAAGAAACTGTTAAGTGCCCAGCCAAAATTGCCGGAATATTCTTATCCAATTGTTCCGACAAATTCAAAATTATTTCATATACGGCTTTAGATAAATAGTCCGTAATTTCTTTATAATTTTTTAAATGAAAATTTTTATCGGTTATTAAATTATTTCTTGTTGGCCATGGAATTCCAACTATCTGTATAGGCCCACTTTTTGTTTCAAGTTTTAAAATTCCGGGTTTTGAAAAAACATGTAAACCATTTAATGGTAAATAATCAA comes from Candidatus Dependentiae bacterium and encodes:
- a CDS encoding exonuclease SbcCD subunit D is translated as MIKFFHTADIHLGVENYGKIDIKTGNHSRLLDFRDSLKNIVDAAIKEKIDFFLFCGDAYKTAFPTPTQQKLFMIELFRLQEAGIPVISVVGNHDHPLSFGKSNSLDVLDYLPLNGLHVFSKPGILKLETKSGPIQIVGIPWPTRNNLITDKNFHLKNYKEITDYLSKAVYEIILNLSEQLDKNIPAILAGHLTVSSGIFSGSEKCAIFGNDPMFLPSQLALNCFDYVALGHLHRFQNLNSHGYPAVVYSGSIERIDFGERKEEKGFCKVFIDEKLDDKRCSFEFVKLKIRSMIQIEVELNDNSDYTEQIVENIKRHDIQDAIIKIVYHVPDGKKDNVDLQVIQAACQSAISLASIVPVRKNIKRDLRTELNVDMNLDMLLDKYLETKNISGQQKDNLVAKAKELYLEFNSKQAEQSQEKI